One Oscillospiraceae bacterium DNA window includes the following coding sequences:
- a CDS encoding SDR family NAD(P)-dependent oxidoreductase produces the protein MQIAIVTGASSGLGREFVHQISKTEKLDEIWVIARRENRLRDLASEVSGICVRPVPLDLTRQESLQELQELLERKKPDVRILVNAAGFGKMGNYDEISRKDCDGMIDLNCRAAVDMTVLTLPFMRAGARVLEICSTAGFQPLPGLGVYAASKAFLLRYSRALRWELFPRGIHITAVCPYWVKDTEFIPTARKTKNSKAVRHFPLASHAHSVVKLALWDSELDLAVSTPSPVSFVHRIAAKFIPHCAMIAIWELLRRL, from the coding sequence ATGCAGATTGCAATCGTCACTGGCGCTTCCAGCGGGCTGGGGCGTGAATTTGTACACCAGATTAGCAAGACTGAAAAGCTGGATGAAATCTGGGTCATTGCCCGCCGTGAAAATCGCCTGCGCGACTTGGCCAGTGAAGTCAGCGGCATATGTGTGCGCCCGGTTCCTTTGGACCTGACCCGACAGGAAAGTCTGCAGGAACTGCAGGAATTGCTTGAGCGCAAAAAGCCGGATGTGCGAATCCTGGTAAATGCTGCCGGCTTTGGCAAGATGGGAAATTACGACGAAATCTCACGCAAAGACTGTGACGGCATGATTGACCTCAACTGCCGCGCTGCAGTGGACATGACTGTACTGACGCTGCCCTTTATGCGTGCGGGTGCACGTGTTTTGGAAATTTGCTCGACTGCCGGGTTTCAGCCGCTGCCAGGGCTGGGCGTTTACGCCGCCAGCAAAGCGTTTCTGCTGCGCTACAGCCGCGCCCTGCGGTGGGAGCTTTTCCCGCGCGGCATTCATATTACTGCCGTCTGTCCTTACTGGGTAAAAGATACCGAATTTATTCCGACTGCGCGCAAAACAAAAAACAGCAAAGCTGTGCGTCATTTTCCGCTGGCAAGTCACGCTCACAGTGTAGTAAAGCTCGCGCTGTGGGACAGCGAACTTGACCTTGCTGTTTCAACACCAAGCCCGGTCAGCTTTGTACACCGCATCGCCGCAAAGTTTATCCCACACTGTGCGATGATTGCAATCTGGGAACTGCTGCGCCGGCTGTAA